The following proteins come from a genomic window of Ferrovibrio sp. MS7:
- a CDS encoding aromatic ring-hydroxylating oxygenase subunit alpha, translated as MDQATQTAWLSRTLKHIEGGTTDQGEAVTRIAVQRYIDPDFLARERDTVFRNHPIAVSFSSKLAKPGDFVTHDHLGLPLLLLRGRDGQVHAYLNVCRHRGARLVTAREGCGRHRFTCPYHAWTYDDAGTLLSLPHEAGFGDLDKGQHGLVRLPVAEAFGVVFVLPRQDGDLDLDKALGPLKRDMESFGLSDHVVYDEREIGLRCNWKVVIEGGLETYHVRHAHGRTIAPMFLDNVSVMERFDPHARLYFTKREAAKLKTQALDGLRVRDFGNPLYFFFPNLIVLVQPDHATVMITFPQGTDACMIQGAALIPEPALTEKARAHWDKNVKIFWDALDEDFQMGQSIQAGFRSGANSHITFGRFEHPCGWLHAALDKAMTAGAMA; from the coding sequence ATGGATCAGGCAACACAGACGGCTTGGCTTTCGCGCACGCTGAAGCATATCGAGGGCGGCACCACCGATCAGGGCGAGGCGGTGACGCGCATTGCCGTGCAACGGTATATCGATCCCGATTTCCTGGCGCGCGAACGCGATACCGTGTTCCGCAACCATCCCATCGCGGTCAGTTTTTCTTCCAAGCTTGCCAAGCCCGGCGATTTTGTCACCCATGATCACCTCGGCCTGCCGCTGCTGTTGCTGCGTGGCCGCGATGGGCAGGTGCATGCCTATCTCAATGTCTGCCGCCATCGCGGTGCGCGCCTGGTGACGGCGCGCGAGGGCTGCGGCAGGCATCGCTTCACCTGCCCGTATCATGCCTGGACGTATGACGATGCCGGCACCCTGCTGAGCCTGCCGCATGAAGCGGGTTTCGGCGATCTGGATAAGGGACAGCATGGCCTGGTGCGGCTGCCGGTGGCGGAAGCCTTCGGCGTGGTGTTTGTGCTGCCGCGCCAGGATGGCGACCTTGATCTCGACAAGGCGCTCGGGCCGCTGAAGCGCGACATGGAGAGTTTCGGGCTATCGGACCATGTGGTCTATGACGAACGCGAGATCGGCCTGCGCTGCAATTGGAAAGTGGTGATTGAGGGCGGGCTCGAAACCTATCATGTGCGCCATGCCCATGGCCGCACCATCGCGCCGATGTTCCTCGATAATGTCAGTGTCATGGAACGCTTCGATCCCCATGCGCGGCTCTATTTCACCAAGCGCGAGGCGGCGAAGCTGAAGACACAGGCGCTTGATGGGCTGCGCGTGCGCGATTTCGGCAACCCGCTCTATTTCTTCTTCCCCAACCTGATTGTGCTGGTGCAGCCCGATCATGCCACGGTGATGATCACGTTCCCGCAAGGCACCGATGCCTGCATGATCCAGGGCGCGGCGCTGATTCCGGAACCGGCGTTGACCGAGAAGGCGCGGGCGCATTGGGATAAGAATGTGAAGATCTTCTGGGATGCGCTGGACGAGGATTTCCAGATGGGCCAGTCGATTCAGGCCGGCTTCCGCTCCGGTGCCAACAGCCACATCACCTTCGGGCGTTTTGAGCATCCCTGCGGCTGGCTCCATGCCGCGCTCGACAAGGCCATGACAGCCGGGGCGATGGCCTGA
- a CDS encoding GTP cyclohydrolase II, translated as MKTETDLPAKKPAIKPIVLTSHPGGSGPKPLPIDWGAADPLRRGPIIATVHTGEGAAIAAKNAIGTHAGAYALYRALAIAAGQLKADHKPDLTNTAPAEAIGPFPQWADPAKIVSMDPFGHMVSEAYADLIRLGADIRPSIAVTKAHINMPELLDAMRAGRLKADGEVLAANGDVRVTKVAIEPVWWLPGVAARFKISETDLRRNLFEQTAGMFPELVTRPDLKVFLPPIGGMTVYLFGDIAKLGKPETRIACRIHDECNGSDVFGSDICTCRPYLAHGIEVCIEMAQRGGVGVIVYNRKEGRALGEVTKFLVYNARKRQAGGDRAEAYFERTECVAGVQDMRFQELMPDVLHWLGITRVDKLVSMSNLKFQPLVDSGIEVVERIPIPDELIPADARVEMDAKKAAGYFTDKVPDAAELKQSKGRRLDE; from the coding sequence ATGAAGACCGAGACCGACCTGCCGGCCAAGAAGCCGGCAATCAAGCCCATCGTTCTCACCTCGCATCCCGGCGGCAGCGGACCGAAGCCCTTGCCCATCGACTGGGGTGCCGCCGATCCGCTACGCCGTGGCCCGATCATTGCGACCGTGCATACCGGCGAGGGCGCCGCCATCGCCGCAAAGAATGCCATCGGCACCCATGCCGGTGCCTATGCGCTGTATCGCGCGCTGGCCATCGCCGCCGGGCAGCTCAAGGCCGATCACAAGCCCGATCTCACCAACACCGCGCCGGCCGAGGCCATCGGGCCGTTTCCGCAATGGGCCGATCCGGCGAAGATCGTGTCCATGGACCCGTTCGGCCACATGGTCAGCGAGGCCTATGCCGACCTGATCCGGCTCGGTGCCGATATCCGCCCGAGCATCGCGGTGACCAAGGCGCATATCAACATGCCTGAGTTGCTGGATGCCATGCGCGCTGGCCGCCTCAAGGCCGATGGCGAAGTGCTGGCGGCGAATGGCGATGTGCGCGTCACCAAGGTCGCCATCGAGCCGGTATGGTGGCTGCCCGGCGTGGCGGCGCGGTTCAAGATCAGCGAGACCGACTTGCGCCGCAATCTGTTCGAGCAGACCGCCGGCATGTTCCCGGAACTGGTGACGCGGCCCGATCTCAAGGTATTCCTGCCGCCGATCGGCGGCATGACGGTGTACTTGTTCGGCGATATCGCCAAGCTCGGCAAGCCGGAAACCCGCATCGCCTGCCGCATCCACGATGAATGCAACGGTTCCGACGTGTTCGGCTCCGATATCTGCACCTGCAGGCCTTACCTCGCCCATGGCATAGAAGTCTGCATCGAGATGGCGCAGCGGGGCGGCGTCGGCGTCATTGTCTATAACCGCAAGGAGGGTAGGGCGCTCGGCGAGGTAACCAAGTTCCTGGTCTACAATGCCCGCAAGCGTCAGGCCGGCGGCGACCGTGCCGAGGCTTATTTCGAGCGCACCGAGTGCGTTGCCGGCGTGCAGGACATGCGCTTCCAGGAATTGATGCCCGATGTGCTGCACTGGCTCGGCATCACCCGTGTCGACAAGCTGGTGTCGATGAGCAATCTGAAATTCCAGCCGCTGGTGGATAGCGGCATCGAGGTGGTGGAGCGCATCCCGATCCCGGACGAATTGATCCCCGCCGATGCGCGGGTGGAAATGGATGCCAAGAAGGCGGCTGGCTATTTCACCGACAAGGTGCCCGATGCCGCCGAACTGAAGCAGAGCAAGGGCCGCCGGCTGGATGAGTGA
- a CDS encoding SDR family oxidoreductase yields MDLGIKGRNALVCASSKGLGLGCAEALAKEGVNITMTARGKETLEAAAARVRAMAPGVTVKTVAGDIATPQGRADALGTAGAVDILVNNAGGPPPGDFRDWDRDAWIKALDANMLAPIELIKATLDGMIARKWGRVVNITSSSVKAPIAILGLSNGARSGLTGFVAGLARQVAPHGVTINGLLPGRYLTDRLKGTIAAQSKKSGAELEAEFAKQAASIPAGRFGTAEEFGEVCAFMCSERAAYLTGQNILLDGGNYPGTY; encoded by the coding sequence ATGGATCTCGGTATCAAGGGCCGCAACGCCCTGGTTTGCGCGTCGAGCAAGGGGCTGGGGCTTGGCTGTGCTGAAGCATTGGCCAAGGAAGGCGTCAACATCACCATGACGGCGCGCGGCAAGGAAACGCTGGAAGCAGCGGCGGCCCGCGTGCGTGCAATGGCGCCCGGCGTTACCGTGAAGACCGTCGCCGGCGATATCGCAACGCCGCAAGGCCGCGCCGATGCGCTTGGTACTGCCGGCGCGGTTGATATCCTGGTGAACAATGCCGGTGGTCCGCCGCCGGGCGACTTCCGCGATTGGGATCGCGATGCCTGGATCAAGGCGCTGGATGCCAACATGCTGGCGCCGATCGAACTGATCAAGGCGACGCTGGACGGCATGATCGCGCGCAAATGGGGCCGCGTGGTCAACATCACTTCGTCCTCGGTGAAGGCGCCGATTGCCATTCTCGGCCTGTCCAACGGCGCCCGCTCCGGCCTCACCGGCTTCGTCGCCGGTCTGGCGCGTCAGGTGGCGCCGCATGGCGTCACCATCAATGGCTTGCTGCCGGGCCGCTACCTGACCGACCGCCTCAAGGGCACCATCGCCGCCCAGAGCAAGAAGAGCGGGGCTGAACTCGAAGCTGAATTCGCCAAGCAGGCCGCTTCAATTCCGGCTGGCCGCTTCGGCACGGCCGAGGAATTCGGTGAAGTCTGCGCCTTCATGTGCTCGGAACGCGCCGCCTATCTCACCGGCCAGAATATCCTGCTCGATGGCGGCAATTACCCGGGCACTTACTAA
- a CDS encoding PaaI family thioesterase, producing MTDIAKLPPSRELLEAAMKTSPFTTWIGTELLHFEPGQVEIAANLRSEMTQHHGFAHGAVVGYMADTVCAWAAASVAGDVVTAEYKLNLLAPAVGQRLYATGSVIKAGKAQVVTRADVFAEHQGTKKIVATALATIVRV from the coding sequence ATGACTGATATCGCCAAGCTGCCACCATCGCGTGAATTGCTCGAAGCGGCGATGAAGACCAGCCCGTTCACCACCTGGATCGGCACGGAACTGCTGCATTTCGAACCCGGACAGGTGGAGATCGCCGCCAATCTGCGCAGCGAGATGACGCAGCATCATGGCTTCGCCCATGGCGCCGTGGTCGGCTACATGGCGGATACGGTCTGTGCCTGGGCGGCGGCCTCGGTGGCCGGCGACGTTGTGACGGCGGAATATAAGCTCAACCTGCTGGCGCCGGCGGTGGGGCAGCGTCTATACGCCACCGGCTCGGTGATCAAGGCCGGCAAGGCGCAGGTGGTGACGCGTGCCGATGTGTTCGCCGAACACCAGGGCACGAAGAAGATCGTCGCCACGGCCCTGGCGACGATCGTTCGCGTCTAG
- a CDS encoding glucose 1-dehydrogenase: MSRLAGKVALITGGASGFGRATAGLFLKEGARVVITDRNAAEGKAAEAELGCRFVEQDVTDEASWPLLIDGIAAMEGRLDILVNNAGIGVFRSVTEMSLKEWRRVQAVNADAVFLGCKYAIPLMERAGGGSIINVASIAGKVGAPLMAAYCASKGAVTLFTKALAMECAAARNNIRVNSVHPGYVETAMVQGHIAAGADPERTRKHLECLHPIGRMGQVEEIARGILYLAGDESSFMTGAELVLDGGLTAQ, from the coding sequence TTGAGCCGGCTCGCCGGCAAAGTCGCCTTGATTACCGGTGGCGCGTCCGGCTTTGGCCGCGCCACTGCCGGCCTGTTCCTGAAGGAAGGCGCGCGCGTCGTCATCACCGACCGCAATGCCGCAGAGGGCAAGGCGGCGGAAGCTGAACTCGGCTGCCGTTTCGTTGAACAGGATGTGACGGACGAGGCTTCCTGGCCGCTGCTGATCGATGGCATCGCCGCCATGGAAGGGCGCCTCGATATCCTGGTGAACAATGCCGGCATCGGCGTGTTCCGTAGCGTCACCGAGATGAGCCTGAAGGAATGGCGCCGGGTGCAGGCGGTGAATGCCGATGCGGTATTCCTCGGCTGCAAATACGCCATTCCATTGATGGAACGCGCCGGCGGCGGCTCAATCATCAATGTCGCTTCCATTGCCGGCAAGGTTGGCGCACCACTGATGGCGGCTTATTGCGCCTCCAAGGGCGCGGTAACGCTGTTTACCAAGGCGCTGGCGATGGAATGCGCCGCCGCGCGGAACAATATCCGCGTCAATTCCGTGCATCCTGGCTATGTCGAAACCGCGATGGTGCAGGGGCATATCGCGGCTGGCGCCGACCCGGAGCGCACGCGCAAGCATCTCGAATGCCTGCATCCCATCGGCCGCATGGGCCAGGTAGAGGAAATCGCCCGCGGAATCCTCTATCTTGCGGGCGATGAATCCAGTTTCATGACTGGCGCCGAGCTGGTGCTCGATGGTGGGCTGACGGCGCAGTAG
- a CDS encoding TetR/AcrR family transcriptional regulator has translation MAKRTQSSRDRFVEMAAKLFSRHGYAAVGLNRIIEKSGAPKGSLYHHFPDGKEQLAAEAVAWAAESFTETLRAEIDAAPSVAVAIWRTADRIAGWLEKSGFRDGSPLTIVAVETGAFNAALREACRQGYAQWAAILSAALLAEGRSEQRAEARAELILAAFEGAMILCRVQASGEPLRGIGRQLEEILQ, from the coding sequence ATGGCCAAACGCACCCAATCGAGCCGCGACCGCTTCGTGGAAATGGCAGCGAAGCTGTTTTCGCGCCATGGCTATGCCGCTGTAGGCCTCAATCGCATCATCGAGAAAAGCGGCGCCCCGAAAGGCTCGCTGTATCACCATTTTCCAGACGGCAAGGAGCAGCTTGCCGCCGAGGCGGTGGCCTGGGCGGCGGAAAGCTTCACCGAAACCCTGCGCGCCGAGATCGATGCCGCGCCGAGCGTGGCGGTGGCGATCTGGCGCACCGCTGACCGCATTGCCGGCTGGCTGGAAAAATCGGGATTCCGCGATGGCTCGCCGCTCACCATCGTCGCGGTCGAGACCGGCGCCTTCAACGCAGCTCTGCGCGAGGCCTGCCGCCAGGGCTATGCGCAATGGGCTGCCATCCTCAGCGCCGCCTTGCTGGCGGAAGGGCGCAGTGAGCAGCGCGCCGAGGCGCGCGCAGAACTGATTCTCGCCGCCTTCGAGGGAGCGATGATTCTCTGCCGCGTGCAGGCTTCCGGCGAGCCGCTGCGCGGCATTGGCCGGCAACTTGAGGAGATACTGCAATGA
- a CDS encoding SLC13 family permease, whose translation MSSMPGAAAKPPGGVETIPAHKLWTALGVVVAALLTWVLTKQHIPQEMALTAALGVFGIGLWASGALPEYWTTLAFFLFAVLLHVAPPAVIFSGFHSTTFWLVLGGLVIGAAIRFTGLGQRIALLMARALGMRYRNIVLGIALVGLLLGFLMPSSMGRAVLLVPITMALADRMGYAEGRNGRIGMLLAACFGSHVPTFSILPSNIPNTILAGSAETLYGYTTTYGQYLLLHFPVLGLLKSAVMVVLILWLFPDRDAEAAKDEDSTALGPMTAPQWRLSVILGLSLILWITDALHHVSPAWVSLGAALVCLLPSLGLTSKRVFNEEIGFASLFFLAGVMGLGAIVAGSGLGPLLVHGFEHVAHFSHDTPFWNVGMLATVSSAIGVVTTLAGVPTIMTPMAEELARATGLPLASVLMSQVLGFSNILVPYQSPPLLLSTQLGRVPMAAATKLCLWLFAISSVVLIPLDLLWWRLLGWL comes from the coding sequence ATGTCGTCAATGCCCGGCGCTGCGGCCAAGCCGCCCGGCGGTGTGGAAACTATTCCCGCCCACAAACTCTGGACCGCACTGGGCGTGGTTGTCGCCGCGCTGCTGACCTGGGTCCTGACAAAGCAGCATATCCCGCAGGAGATGGCGCTGACCGCCGCGCTGGGCGTGTTCGGCATCGGCCTGTGGGCCAGCGGAGCGCTGCCGGAATACTGGACCACGCTGGCCTTCTTCCTGTTCGCCGTGCTGCTGCATGTGGCGCCACCGGCGGTGATCTTTTCCGGCTTTCACTCCACCACCTTCTGGCTGGTGCTGGGCGGCCTGGTGATCGGTGCCGCCATTCGCTTCACCGGTCTCGGCCAGCGCATCGCGCTGCTGATGGCGCGCGCCTTAGGGATGCGCTACCGCAATATCGTGCTCGGCATCGCGCTGGTCGGGCTGCTGCTGGGCTTCCTGATGCCGTCCTCCATGGGCCGCGCCGTGCTGCTGGTGCCAATCACCATGGCGCTGGCCGACCGCATGGGCTACGCGGAAGGCCGCAACGGCCGCATTGGCATGCTGCTCGCCGCCTGCTTCGGCAGCCATGTGCCAACCTTCTCGATCCTGCCTTCCAACATCCCGAACACCATCCTGGCCGGCAGCGCGGAAACCCTCTACGGCTACACCACCACCTATGGCCAGTATCTGCTGCTGCATTTCCCGGTACTCGGACTGCTGAAATCCGCCGTGATGGTGGTGCTGATCCTGTGGCTGTTCCCGGACCGCGACGCGGAAGCGGCCAAGGATGAGGACAGCACCGCGTTGGGGCCGATGACGGCGCCGCAATGGCGCTTGAGTGTCATACTCGGCCTCAGCCTGATCCTGTGGATCACCGACGCGCTGCATCATGTCTCGCCGGCCTGGGTCAGCCTTGGCGCGGCCCTGGTCTGCCTGCTGCCAAGCCTCGGCCTGACCTCGAAACGGGTGTTCAACGAGGAGATCGGCTTCGCGTCGCTGTTCTTCCTCGCCGGCGTAATGGGACTCGGCGCCATCGTCGCCGGTTCCGGCTTGGGGCCGCTGCTGGTGCATGGCTTCGAGCACGTGGCGCATTTCTCCCATGATACGCCGTTCTGGAATGTGGGCATGCTGGCAACCGTTTCCAGCGCCATCGGCGTTGTCACCACGCTGGCCGGTGTGCCCACCATCATGACGCCAATGGCCGAGGAACTGGCGCGCGCCACCGGCCTGCCGCTGGCCAGTGTGCTGATGAGCCAGGTGCTCGGCTTCTCCAACATTCTGGTGCCCTACCAGTCGCCACCTTTGCTGCTCTCGACGCAGCTCGGCCGCGTGCCAATGGCTGCCGCCACCAAGCTCTGCCTGTGGCTGTTCGCCATCAGCTCCGTTGTGCTGATACCGCTCGACCTGCTGTGGTGGCGCCTGCTCGGCTGGCTCTAG
- a CDS encoding CaiB/BaiF CoA transferase family protein yields MSGPLTGLKVIEMPAIGPVPFCGMLLADLGADVLRLERLGDSGLGLPVEPKYELLARGKRSVPVDLKNPAGIAMVLDLIGKADVVLEGFRPGVMERLGLGPDVALKRNPGLVYGRMTGWGQDGPLAQAAGHDINYIALTGALGAIGPAGGAPVAPLNLVGDFGGGSLYLAMGLLAALFERQNSGKGQVVDSAMVDGAASLMTMFYAFRASGRWQDQRGVNMLDGGAPWYGSYECACGGYICIGSIETKFYAELIEKLGLDPKVLPKQHDRARWGDLRAAFAAAFRTRSRAEWCKLMEGSDICFAPVLNLEEATQHPHMQARNTFVTLDGVTQPNPAPRFSRTPGAIRRGPPGAEGTDKAADGRAALKEWGVDTSAAAAAGALGTAA; encoded by the coding sequence ATGAGCGGTCCGCTTACCGGCCTGAAGGTCATTGAAATGCCGGCAATCGGCCCGGTGCCGTTCTGCGGTATGCTGCTGGCCGATCTGGGGGCCGATGTGCTGCGCCTGGAGCGTTTGGGCGATTCCGGCCTCGGCCTGCCGGTGGAGCCGAAATACGAGTTGCTGGCACGCGGCAAGCGTTCGGTGCCGGTGGACCTGAAGAATCCCGCTGGCATTGCCATGGTGCTGGACCTGATCGGCAAGGCCGATGTGGTGCTGGAAGGTTTCCGCCCCGGCGTGATGGAGCGGCTCGGCCTTGGCCCCGATGTGGCGCTGAAGCGCAATCCCGGCCTGGTCTATGGCCGCATGACCGGCTGGGGCCAGGATGGCCCGCTGGCCCAGGCGGCAGGCCATGACATCAACTATATCGCGCTGACCGGCGCGCTCGGCGCCATCGGCCCGGCTGGCGGTGCGCCCGTCGCGCCGCTCAATCTGGTTGGCGATTTCGGCGGCGGCTCGCTCTATCTCGCCATGGGCCTGCTGGCGGCGTTGTTCGAGCGCCAGAACAGCGGCAAGGGCCAGGTGGTGGATAGCGCCATGGTGGATGGTGCCGCCTCGCTGATGACCATGTTCTATGCCTTCCGTGCCTCGGGCCGTTGGCAGGACCAGCGCGGCGTCAACATGCTGGATGGCGGCGCGCCGTGGTATGGCAGCTATGAATGCGCTTGCGGTGGCTATATCTGCATCGGTTCGATCGAGACCAAGTTCTATGCCGAACTGATCGAGAAGCTGGGCCTCGATCCCAAGGTGCTGCCCAAGCAGCATGACCGCGCCCGTTGGGGCGACCTGCGCGCCGCATTCGCCGCCGCCTTCCGCACCCGCAGCCGCGCGGAATGGTGCAAGCTGATGGAGGGCAGCGACATCTGCTTCGCGCCGGTGCTGAACCTGGAGGAAGCGACGCAGCATCCGCATATGCAGGCGCGCAACACCTTCGTCACCTTGGATGGTGTGACGCAACCCAATCCGGCGCCGCGCTTCTCGCGCACGCCGGGCGCGATCCGTCGCGGCCCGCCCGGTGCCGAGGGCACCGACAAGGCCGCCGATGGCCGCGCCGCGCTCAAGGAATGGGGCGTCGATACCTCGGCAGCCGCTGCTGCCGGCGCTCTAGGCACGGCAGCTTGA
- a CDS encoding rhodanese-like domain-containing protein, whose protein sequence is MAIGYKQMVAEALAEIVTLTPEQAAAKLGQPDVVLVDIRDPRELERDGAVPGAFHCTRGMLEFWIDPESPYHKPVFAEGKEYVFFCAGGLRSALAGHTAKRMGLEKVSHIDGGFGAWKKQGLPTVEWAPKQHGEKK, encoded by the coding sequence ATGGCCATTGGCTATAAGCAGATGGTGGCCGAAGCGCTGGCGGAAATCGTCACGCTAACGCCGGAACAGGCCGCCGCCAAACTCGGCCAGCCCGATGTGGTGCTGGTCGATATCCGCGATCCGCGCGAACTGGAGCGTGATGGCGCGGTGCCGGGCGCGTTCCATTGCACGCGCGGCATGCTGGAATTCTGGATCGATCCGGAAAGTCCCTATCACAAGCCGGTTTTCGCCGAGGGCAAGGAATACGTGTTCTTCTGCGCCGGTGGCCTGCGTTCGGCGCTGGCCGGTCACACCGCCAAGCGGATGGGGCTGGAGAAGGTGTCGCATATCGATGGCGGCTTCGGCGCCTGGAAGAAACAGGGCCTGCCTACCGTCGAATGGGCACCCAAGCAGCATGGAGAAAAGAAATGA
- a CDS encoding acyl-CoA carboxylase subunit beta, whose amino-acid sequence MSWEPEIEELRRREEFARQMGGPDKIKRQHDGGKLTVRERITQLLDSGSFHEIGAIAGRARYGDNGELLDLSPTNFVFGRGKLDGRPVVVGGDDFTVRGGAADAAIWQKQVMSEQMARELRIPIVRLVDGTGGGGSVRSLESEGRTYVPANPGWDHVVANLGTVPVVALALGSVAGLGAARTVSSHFSVMVEGISQMFIAGPPVVARAGETLTKEELGGVEIHTRSGAVDLAVSSEAEAFAAARRFLSYLPSSVYELPPRGPLIDPPDRREEKLISAIPRDRRRVYKMREIIDAVVDLGSFFEMGKMYGRSVITGLARLDGWPVAILASDPYHYGGGWTADASIKVERFVDMAETFHLPVVHLVDVPGFVIGLDSEKAGTIRHGARAMAAVYQASVPWCSILVRKAFGVAGAANSNAARLHYRYAWPSGDWGSLPLEGGIEAAYRADLEAAADPVALKADIEERLNRVRSPFRTAESFWVEEIIDPRDTRPLLCEFANLAAPLRQAGPAALPYRP is encoded by the coding sequence ATGAGCTGGGAACCGGAAATCGAGGAACTGCGTCGGCGTGAGGAATTCGCCCGGCAGATGGGCGGGCCGGACAAGATCAAGCGCCAGCATGATGGCGGCAAGCTGACGGTGCGCGAACGCATCACCCAGCTTCTCGATTCCGGCAGTTTTCACGAGATCGGCGCCATCGCCGGCCGTGCCCGTTATGGCGATAACGGTGAGTTGCTCGATCTCAGCCCGACCAACTTCGTTTTCGGTCGCGGCAAGCTGGATGGTCGCCCCGTGGTGGTGGGCGGCGACGACTTCACCGTGCGCGGCGGTGCCGCCGATGCCGCGATCTGGCAGAAGCAGGTGATGAGCGAGCAGATGGCGCGCGAATTGCGCATCCCCATCGTGCGGCTGGTGGATGGCACCGGCGGCGGCGGCTCGGTGCGCTCGCTGGAAAGCGAAGGCCGCACCTATGTACCGGCCAATCCCGGCTGGGACCATGTGGTGGCTAATCTCGGCACCGTGCCGGTGGTGGCGCTTGCGCTCGGTTCGGTCGCTGGGCTTGGGGCGGCGCGTACGGTCTCGAGCCACTTCTCGGTGATGGTGGAAGGCATTTCGCAGATGTTCATTGCCGGCCCGCCGGTGGTGGCGCGGGCGGGCGAGACGCTGACCAAGGAGGAACTCGGCGGCGTCGAGATTCACACCCGCTCCGGCGCCGTCGATCTGGCCGTAAGCAGCGAGGCGGAAGCCTTTGCCGCCGCCAGGCGTTTCCTCTCCTATCTGCCGAGTTCGGTCTATGAGCTGCCGCCGCGCGGGCCGCTGATTGATCCGCCGGACCGCCGCGAGGAGAAGTTGATCAGCGCCATCCCGCGTGATCGCCGCCGCGTCTACAAGATGCGCGAGATCATCGACGCAGTGGTCGATCTCGGCAGCTTCTTCGAGATGGGCAAGATGTATGGCCGCTCGGTGATCACCGGGCTGGCGCGGCTGGATGGCTGGCCGGTCGCCATCCTCGCCAGTGATCCGTATCACTATGGCGGCGGCTGGACGGCCGATGCTTCGATCAAGGTCGAGCGTTTCGTCGACATGGCCGAGACCTTCCATCTGCCGGTGGTGCATCTGGTGGATGTGCCGGGTTTTGTCATCGGCCTCGATTCCGAGAAGGCAGGCACCATCCGCCATGGCGCGCGCGCCATGGCTGCGGTGTATCAGGCCAGCGTGCCGTGGTGTTCGATCCTGGTGCGCAAGGCGTTTGGTGTTGCTGGTGCGGCCAATTCCAATGCGGCGCGGCTGCATTACCGCTATGCTTGGCCGTCCGGCGACTGGGGCAGCCTGCCGCTGGAAGGCGGCATCGAGGCAGCCTATCGCGCCGACCTTGAGGCCGCTGCGGATCCAGTGGCGCTGAAGGCGGATATCGAGGAGCGCTTGAACCGCGTCCGCTCGCCGTTCCGCACCGCCGAGAGTTTCTGGGTCGAGGAAATCATCGACCCACGCGACACCAGGCCCTTGCTCTGCGAATTCGCCAACCTCGCCGCGCCGCTGCGGCAGGCCGGGCCGGCGGCCTTGCCGTATCGGCCTTAA